In Labilibaculum sp. DW002, one DNA window encodes the following:
- a CDS encoding aminoacyl-tRNA deacylase: MPIRKLKEYLDERQIKYVLIRHSSAYTAQEIAASAHIPGKMLAKTVMIKVDGRMCMAVLPASYLIDFDLLKQMLGCKKVELAHEQEFKDIFPQCEVGAMPPFGNLYNLEVYVSESLVEDDDIVFNAGTHTELIMLSYDDFHNCVEPVVLKFTHKTYA, encoded by the coding sequence ATGCCTATTCGTAAATTAAAAGAGTATTTAGATGAGCGACAGATTAAATATGTCTTGATTCGGCATTCATCGGCTTACACTGCACAGGAAATAGCTGCTTCGGCTCATATACCAGGTAAAATGCTCGCAAAAACGGTAATGATAAAAGTTGATGGAAGAATGTGCATGGCTGTATTGCCAGCTTCCTATTTAATTGACTTTGATTTGTTAAAACAAATGCTTGGATGTAAAAAAGTAGAACTGGCGCATGAGCAAGAGTTCAAAGATATATTCCCACAATGTGAAGTAGGTGCAATGCCTCCATTTGGTAACTTATACAACTTGGAAGTGTATGTATCCGAGAGTTTAGTAGAAGATGATGATATCGTATTCAATGCAGGAACTCATACCGAATTAATAATGCTTTCGTATGATGATTTCCACAATTGCGTTGAACCAGTAGTATTGAAATTTACACATAAGACTTACGCATAA
- a CDS encoding N-acetylmuramoyl-L-alanine amidase family protein: MYRYIFLLLAVLLFSPITTIAQQNYEWGTVKNGEGFNSFLLRNHISPVKDLAKFKALNKGRFTKNGQLIAGKKYKLPLRYSMHKFPILGSKHESVKQIDNSMSGAVIHLVAGHGGPDPGAVGKISGHKITEDEYAYDIVLRMGRELISHGAKVHFIIQDPNDGIREAAYLKPDKDERCYPSQVIPRKHTPRLRQRAAAINILARKEAKSTYQRLIVLHLDSRSKKNRTDVYFYHHSVSKKGKSLAYALQQKMKDKYARFQPNREYTGTVGTRRLYMLQTTTPPSVFVELGNINNYRDQLRFTKADNRQALADWLCEGIIENYQKEKKK; the protein is encoded by the coding sequence ATGTACCGATATATTTTCCTGCTACTTGCAGTATTACTATTTTCTCCTATTACAACAATTGCACAGCAAAATTACGAATGGGGAACTGTAAAAAATGGAGAAGGATTTAATTCTTTTCTCTTGCGAAACCATATTTCACCAGTTAAAGACCTTGCCAAGTTCAAAGCTTTAAACAAAGGTCGCTTCACCAAAAATGGTCAACTAATTGCAGGTAAAAAGTACAAATTACCACTGCGCTATAGCATGCACAAGTTTCCTATTTTGGGAAGCAAACATGAAAGTGTGAAACAAATTGACAATAGCATGAGTGGAGCTGTTATTCACCTTGTAGCTGGCCATGGTGGACCAGATCCTGGTGCCGTAGGTAAGATTTCTGGTCATAAAATTACAGAAGATGAATATGCCTACGATATTGTTTTACGAATGGGAAGAGAGCTTATTTCGCACGGAGCTAAGGTTCACTTCATTATTCAAGACCCTAATGATGGAATTCGTGAGGCTGCTTACCTGAAACCCGATAAGGACGAAAGATGCTATCCTTCGCAGGTAATTCCTAGAAAACACACGCCAAGATTAAGACAAAGAGCTGCTGCCATTAATATTTTAGCCCGAAAAGAAGCCAAATCAACTTATCAACGATTAATTGTTCTTCACCTTGATTCACGAAGCAAAAAAAACAGAACCGACGTTTATTTTTATCATCACTCGGTAAGTAAAAAAGGCAAAAGTTTAGCCTATGCATTGCAGCAGAAAATGAAAGATAAATACGCCCGTTTCCAACCAAATAGAGAATATACTGGAACAGTGGGCACAAGAAGATTGTACATGCTACAAACTACTACTCCACCATCTGTATTTGTGGAGCTAGGCAATATAAATAACTATAGGGATCAGTTGCGTTTTACAAAAGCAGACAATCGACAAGCTCTTGCCGATTGGTTATGTGAAGGTATTATTGAAAACTATCAAAAAGAAAAAAAGAAGTAA
- a CDS encoding M56 family metallopeptidase — MTNINLYDWSQTIGWTLFHSLWQAAIIGGIIWLLFKFISKDNARVRYALSGLGLVLICLASSITFLRYIPKETSATVADLTDQINYSGLTQFNESYLSQLWTYLNAQIENSFPILVNIWLIGMLFLSINLIIKYINTQKLKKHLTFPLRSEYKEIADRIINKYQLKQKVIFKESGFLEIPSVIGYFKPIVLLPVSMLSGIPENQLEIIIAHELAHIRRHDYLLQFIQGIIELVFFYHPVVWWLSSVVNAEREHICDDLAVKICGESLTLIKALNNMEAIRKKQYEMVLGFSGKKGKVLGRIKRILRPKVTISPRRERFMLSGVFTLLFVGLFLISNFAISGNTNIQKTFSKINVLDQKNFQEAISPEANSTITEQDKRKKKNQKKNDELQLVEEVEAVQELELVKEVDAVKETKSETSVTAMSVSPIDSHDFEFPKDSVKSEKWVKMKADEIIREQMEEMKSAAKDMQEMKFDFDLDKMKKELKESLKHLDFNSEEFQNEMKEQESEIEEQLKELSDENYLKEFEKERELQKKELKNQLKEIEKSSELNKKEKENIKARLKESVERMNSTEFQNKLKKQLEKAKESLEKHQAEFKSGEFKQRIEEQRENIKRELKRIESAEFKENMNQRIQESKKQIQEHIKRINSDEYRKELEENIQKRSSTAPSYGDSKIIQNRFHLGLTPMGNVRTGYHIDSITPMSNVKVGYPMPKSTVRTGFRVAPSYRNIIPKNGQPLIVLDGKTISRETMDQIPPNEIAKINVLKDATATALYGTVGGANGVILITSKSEANKLKADSVVVIGYGKSKGNVRTGYKGPIRIKSSILSEDPTKQPLIIIDGKKVSNEAMENIPPESIESISVLKDASAINKYGKEGANGVVLITSKALNNKSQSSVRMKFGSDKNSPLFIVDGKKISPKKAEKIDPNKIESIDVLKGQNAIDQYGKKAKNGVVYIRMKK, encoded by the coding sequence ATGACTAATATAAACTTGTACGACTGGAGTCAGACCATTGGCTGGACCCTTTTTCATTCCTTATGGCAAGCTGCTATTATAGGTGGGATTATTTGGTTGCTATTCAAATTTATTTCCAAAGATAATGCTCGTGTAAGATATGCATTATCAGGGCTTGGACTTGTCCTGATCTGCCTTGCATCTTCCATTACATTTTTACGTTACATTCCGAAAGAAACAAGTGCAACTGTAGCTGATTTAACAGATCAGATAAACTATTCGGGATTAACTCAATTCAATGAATCCTACTTATCTCAATTGTGGACTTACTTAAATGCCCAAATTGAAAATAGCTTCCCAATCCTCGTTAACATCTGGCTTATTGGAATGCTTTTTCTCTCCATCAATTTGATAATAAAATACATCAATACACAAAAATTAAAGAAACATCTGACTTTCCCCTTAAGGTCTGAATATAAAGAAATTGCTGATCGAATTATAAACAAATATCAGCTCAAACAAAAAGTCATTTTTAAAGAATCCGGATTTCTCGAAATCCCATCTGTAATTGGATATTTTAAACCAATTGTACTTCTGCCAGTTAGCATGCTAAGTGGAATCCCAGAAAATCAATTGGAAATTATCATAGCACATGAATTAGCACATATTCGTCGACACGATTATTTGCTACAATTCATTCAAGGAATTATTGAACTCGTATTTTTTTATCATCCTGTTGTTTGGTGGCTATCTTCTGTGGTAAATGCCGAAAGAGAGCACATTTGTGACGATCTGGCGGTTAAGATTTGTGGTGAATCCTTAACACTAATTAAAGCATTAAATAATATGGAAGCTATCAGAAAAAAGCAGTACGAAATGGTTTTAGGATTTTCCGGTAAAAAGGGAAAAGTATTGGGTAGAATCAAACGCATACTCAGGCCTAAAGTAACAATTAGTCCGAGAAGAGAACGTTTTATGCTTAGCGGTGTTTTTACACTCCTATTTGTTGGTTTATTCTTGATTTCGAATTTTGCAATTTCGGGCAATACCAATATTCAAAAAACATTCTCAAAAATCAATGTTCTTGATCAAAAAAACTTTCAAGAAGCAATCTCTCCTGAAGCAAATTCAACCATTACTGAACAAGACAAAAGGAAGAAGAAAAATCAAAAAAAGAATGATGAGCTGCAACTAGTAGAAGAAGTTGAAGCAGTTCAAGAATTGGAGCTTGTAAAAGAAGTTGATGCTGTTAAAGAAACAAAATCAGAAACATCTGTTACAGCAATGTCTGTCTCTCCTATTGATTCACATGATTTTGAATTCCCTAAAGATTCTGTAAAATCAGAAAAGTGGGTAAAAATGAAAGCCGATGAAATTATTCGAGAGCAAATGGAAGAAATGAAATCTGCTGCAAAAGATATGCAAGAGATGAAATTTGATTTCGACCTTGATAAAATGAAAAAGGAGCTTAAGGAAAGCTTAAAGCATCTGGATTTCAACTCAGAAGAGTTTCAAAATGAAATGAAGGAGCAGGAAAGTGAAATTGAAGAGCAGCTGAAAGAACTTTCTGATGAAAACTACTTAAAAGAATTTGAAAAGGAACGTGAACTTCAAAAAAAAGAGCTTAAAAATCAATTAAAAGAAATTGAGAAGAGCTCTGAATTAAACAAGAAGGAAAAAGAAAATATTAAAGCAAGATTAAAAGAATCCGTTGAACGAATGAATTCAACAGAATTCCAAAATAAGCTAAAAAAACAACTAGAAAAAGCGAAAGAATCTCTAGAAAAACACCAAGCAGAATTTAAATCTGGAGAATTTAAACAAAGAATCGAAGAACAAAGGGAAAATATTAAACGTGAGCTTAAAAGAATTGAATCTGCTGAATTCAAAGAAAATATGAATCAACGTATTCAGGAAAGTAAAAAGCAAATTCAAGAACATATTAAGAGAATTAATTCTGATGAATATCGCAAAGAGTTAGAAGAGAATATTCAAAAACGTTCAAGCACAGCTCCTAGCTACGGCGATTCGAAAATAATCCAAAACCGTTTTCATTTAGGATTGACACCAATGGGTAATGTTAGAACTGGATACCATATAGATTCTATAACTCCTATGAGTAATGTTAAAGTAGGTTATCCTATGCCTAAAAGTACGGTTCGAACTGGTTTCAGAGTAGCTCCTTCGTATAGAAATATTATACCTAAAAACGGACAACCTCTTATCGTTCTTGATGGAAAAACAATATCGCGCGAAACCATGGATCAAATTCCACCAAATGAGATTGCAAAAATAAATGTTCTAAAAGATGCTACTGCAACAGCATTGTATGGCACAGTAGGTGGTGCAAATGGTGTAATTTTAATTACAAGCAAATCTGAAGCAAATAAGCTAAAAGCAGATTCTGTTGTTGTAATTGGATATGGAAAGTCAAAAGGCAATGTTAGAACTGGTTACAAGGGTCCTATAAGAATTAAATCTTCAATTTTGTCCGAAGATCCTACAAAACAACCTCTAATAATTATAGATGGTAAGAAAGTCAGCAATGAGGCAATGGAAAATATTCCACCGGAATCAATTGAGAGCATAAGCGTGCTTAAAGATGCTAGTGCTATTAATAAATATGGCAAAGAAGGTGCAAATGGCGTTGTATTGATTACCAGTAAAGCATTAAATAATAAAAGTCAATCATCTGTACGAATGAAATTTGGATCAGATAAAAATTCTCCTCTGTTTATTGTTGATGGCAAAAAAATATCTCCAAAAAAAGCAGAAAAAATAGATCCGAACAAGATTGAAAGTATTGATGTTTTAAAAGGGCAAAATGCAATTGACCAATACGGAAAAAAAGCAAAAAATGGCGTTGTTTACATTCGAATGAAAAAATAA
- a CDS encoding DUF3575 domain-containing protein, translated as MKNRIVLIAFLMLGCISFTKAQNTVIKGNLLSPLVRTGSFFIEQKLNDNSSLQLGLLYSGAKVDDTKVRGFGITPEYRFYLSESAAPKGFFVAPYARYLNYDLTSDDNSNANLQSIGAGLIIGQQYIFKERVSFEWFFGPAYTNAELDVKSGVEDDFDTGNWDGFTLRAGLTVGIAF; from the coding sequence ATGAAAAATAGAATTGTATTAATAGCTTTTCTGATGCTTGGCTGCATATCGTTTACAAAAGCACAAAATACTGTAATAAAGGGAAATTTGCTAAGTCCATTGGTTCGTACAGGATCGTTTTTTATTGAACAAAAACTGAACGATAATAGCAGTCTTCAACTAGGGCTTTTATATTCTGGCGCGAAAGTTGATGACACCAAAGTAAGAGGCTTTGGAATTACACCTGAATATCGTTTCTATTTATCGGAATCGGCAGCACCAAAAGGATTTTTTGTTGCCCCTTATGCCAGATATTTGAATTACGATTTAACAAGTGATGATAATTCGAATGCCAATTTGCAAAGTATTGGAGCTGGTTTAATAATCGGTCAGCAATATATTTTTAAAGAAAGAGTAAGTTTCGAATGGTTTTTTGGCCCAGCCTATACAAATGCTGAATTAGATGTAAAATCAGGAGTTGAAGATGATTTTGACACAGGCAATTGGGATGGATTTACCCTTAGAGCTGGATTAACCGTTGGAATAGCCTTTTAA
- a CDS encoding protein-L-isoaspartate(D-aspartate) O-methyltransferase, whose amino-acid sequence MKTKICLHLLIILLLNGSSFKAKAQEMKFENMRTNMVLDQLIKRGIKDSLVIRAMENVERHLFVPIRLKKYAYQDRPLPINEGQTISQPYIVGFMSEQLKLDSTSRVLEIGTGSGYQAAVLGEICKEVYSIEIIKSLQERASFVLDSLQYKNVKTYLADGYLGLPSDAPFDGIIVTCSPNNIPKPLLEQLADGGRMIIPVGETGVKKLVLLKKQNGKISKKNVLSVRFVPMVDKRGISY is encoded by the coding sequence ATGAAAACAAAAATTTGTTTACACTTATTAATTATATTGTTGTTGAATGGTTCATCGTTTAAGGCAAAGGCTCAAGAAATGAAATTTGAGAATATGCGCACTAATATGGTGCTTGATCAATTGATAAAAAGAGGAATTAAGGATTCTTTGGTGATTCGTGCTATGGAAAATGTAGAGCGACATTTGTTTGTACCTATTCGTCTAAAAAAATATGCTTATCAAGATCGACCATTGCCAATTAATGAAGGGCAAACAATATCTCAGCCATATATTGTTGGCTTTATGAGCGAGCAATTGAAATTAGATTCTACTAGTCGTGTTTTAGAAATAGGAACTGGTTCGGGGTATCAGGCGGCTGTTTTGGGAGAAATCTGCAAGGAGGTATATTCAATAGAAATCATTAAATCCTTACAGGAGAGAGCTTCTTTTGTATTGGATTCATTGCAATATAAAAATGTAAAAACCTATTTAGCTGATGGATATTTGGGATTACCTTCAGATGCTCCTTTCGATGGAATTATAGTGACCTGTTCGCCAAATAATATTCCAAAACCTCTTTTGGAACAATTAGCTGATGGAGGAAGGATGATTATCCCTGTTGGCGAAACTGGAGTGAAGAAATTGGTACTTTTAAAAAAGCAAAACGGGAAAATCAGCAAAAAAAATGTATTATCTGTTCGCTTTGTTCCAATGGTAGATAAACGTGGTATTTCCTATTAA
- a CDS encoding DUF4249 domain-containing protein produces the protein MKYILLILTCIVLSTQISCESDLSLDIPDEESKVVINSLLGSDSLLRVHITNSSILNTNNINVENAKVQIKENNTALKQLINNENGWYTLENTYLKSNNTYQIEISHPNFETCTAETEVPEKVLIKQINYQKKNANQLDFTIVFQDDPSQENYYMILLKGKQDNKLNDIEYNSDDIIFNGNLSINSIGLQQNILRGSRSFSDENRNGNEISISFYVYNELIDINQLFSEYHVTLYHITQDYYKYERSLITFNNREDVPFYNKVNLHSNVTNGYGIFTSYAADSKSINIE, from the coding sequence ATGAAATATATATTACTGATTCTTACGTGCATTGTACTTTCAACACAAATTTCTTGTGAAAGTGATCTTTCTCTTGATATTCCAGACGAAGAATCGAAAGTCGTAATCAATTCATTATTAGGCAGCGATAGTTTACTTCGTGTACACATTACAAATAGCTCAATCTTAAATACGAATAATATAAATGTTGAAAATGCCAAGGTGCAGATTAAAGAAAACAATACTGCACTTAAACAACTGATCAATAACGAAAATGGTTGGTACACACTCGAGAATACTTATTTAAAATCAAACAACACATATCAAATAGAAATTTCACATCCAAATTTTGAAACTTGTACGGCCGAAACGGAGGTTCCCGAAAAAGTATTGATTAAGCAAATAAATTATCAAAAAAAGAATGCAAACCAACTTGATTTTACGATTGTATTTCAAGATGATCCTTCGCAAGAAAATTATTATATGATTCTGCTAAAAGGCAAACAAGACAACAAGTTAAATGATATTGAATACAACAGTGATGACATTATTTTCAATGGTAATTTATCCATTAATTCAATTGGTTTGCAACAGAATATTCTGCGTGGAAGTCGGAGTTTTTCAGATGAAAACCGCAATGGAAATGAAATTAGCATTTCGTTCTATGTTTATAATGAGCTAATTGACATCAATCAACTTTTTTCAGAATATCACGTCACATTATACCATATTACTCAAGACTACTATAAATACGAACGTTCCTTGATAACATTTAATAACCGTGAGGATGTACCTTTTTACAATAAAGTTAACCTTCATTCGAACGTAACAAATGGATATGGAATATTCACATCCTACGCGGCAGATTCAAAATCAATCAATATAGAATAA
- a CDS encoding DUF302 domain-containing protein: MSYFISLRTDYKFDEAINLITEALKTEGFGILTDIDVKGTLKEKIDVDFKNYRILGACNPTFAHKALQVEDQIGIMMPCNVTVIEQDNGHVEISIMDPTAAFNVIENEELQPFAKELKQKMERCLTYLEGID, from the coding sequence ATGAGTTATTTTATAAGCCTACGTACCGACTACAAATTTGATGAAGCCATTAATTTGATAACTGAAGCTCTTAAAACAGAAGGATTTGGAATATTAACCGATATTGATGTTAAAGGCACTCTTAAAGAAAAAATTGATGTAGATTTTAAAAACTATCGTATCCTTGGTGCTTGCAATCCTACTTTTGCTCATAAAGCTCTTCAGGTTGAAGATCAAATTGGCATTATGATGCCATGTAATGTTACCGTTATAGAACAAGATAATGGACATGTAGAAATCTCAATAATGGACCCTACTGCGGCATTTAATGTAATCGAAAATGAAGAATTACAGCCATTTGCTAAAGAATTAAAACAAAAAATGGAGCGCTGTCTTACTTACCTTGAGGGGATTGATTAA
- a CDS encoding BlaI/MecI/CopY family transcriptional regulator translates to MSQKIKPTEAELEILQVLWTYGPSNVRFVNDQLKSERNVGYTTTLKVMQIMTEKGMLVRDKKSRTHIYQAVIEEKETKNHLIDKFISTLFGGSTSGMVLQALGNQKCSSKELDEIKKLINNIENPETND, encoded by the coding sequence ATGTCACAGAAGATTAAGCCAACCGAAGCAGAATTAGAAATTTTACAAGTTCTATGGACTTATGGTCCTTCTAATGTTCGATTTGTAAACGATCAGTTAAAATCGGAAAGAAACGTTGGATACACAACCACTCTTAAAGTGATGCAGATCATGACTGAAAAAGGCATGCTTGTGCGTGATAAAAAATCAAGAACACATATTTACCAAGCGGTAATTGAAGAAAAAGAAACTAAAAATCATTTAATCGATAAATTTATCTCTACCCTATTTGGAGGTTCTACTTCTGGAATGGTTCTGCAAGCTTTGGGTAATCAAAAATGCTCGAGCAAAGAACTAGATGAAATTAAAAAGTTAATTAATAACATTGAAAATCCAGAAACCAATGACTAA
- a CDS encoding TonB-dependent receptor, with the protein MRISLVLISSLLFSFSAVCQDSRLSKMLFFEDVTYPLDVLLEEISKQTNIEFSYTSELNTKQYIELPALTGSLKYFLNEIIDKKAFKIVSKGNKIFFVGIPPSDRRYSISGFVTDAATGESLINASIINLEDRSGTISNNFGFYSFSLRKKAYKLQISYVGYQDYSININPVKDTSINIELEPRTILNEIKVIANKKGNNINHQFVSTSSLSSEQMKNSGVLGESDLFKSLIQFPGVQSSNEGLGGFIVRNGSHDQNLILLDDVPVYYSSHLLGLFSVFNPDAIKHVKMIKGGFPAHYGGRASSVLDIRMKDGNSKKIGGDFSIGLLTAKFNLHGPIKKNKTTFNLSLRRSYLDLLLNGILELSDTDVNAGYYFGDLNFKLTHKFSQRDKLFFSTYWGGDLLKAKNIEQLTADNKEKSENKIGWGNFTNSLRWNHIYNNHLFGNTTLILSRYTFIAKDKKSLRDENEDYLENYNYRFKSGIRDFSVKSEFDWIPDAKHYLKFGMEASLHHTKPGSELYRNNNQNEQNTSTDEVITSKEMILYGEGQIQFGKKFLLNMGARWSSFIVEGTYYSTIEPRLSAQYFLKPKWSITGSFSQMTQYLHMVRTSSLSLPTDLWLPVTSKIKPIDSFQYTAGTNYSFSQSVKLSAEYYSKLSRNILELSDDSYFQNTYTNWEQAVESGKGWSRGLEFNLSKTRGSTTGNAAYTISKSFVKYPVINGGKTFASPYDRRHDFSININQKLSKKVDCSVSWFYGSGLPITLSATNIASISPYDSGSINSTPIFSKRNGIRLPEYHRMDFSINFRKFKKHGIRTWNISINNLYNRQNANYAYIKEEVNEQGSKQYSIKKISLFSFLPSVSYSYKF; encoded by the coding sequence ATGAGAATTTCACTAGTCCTTATCTCTTCCTTACTCTTCTCCTTTTCAGCCGTATGTCAGGATTCTAGGCTATCAAAAATGCTCTTTTTTGAGGATGTAACTTATCCATTAGATGTTTTACTAGAAGAAATTAGCAAGCAAACGAACATTGAATTTAGCTACACCAGTGAATTGAATACAAAGCAGTATATCGAACTGCCGGCATTAACTGGAAGCCTTAAATATTTCTTGAACGAGATCATCGATAAAAAAGCCTTCAAAATTGTCTCAAAAGGCAACAAAATATTTTTTGTTGGCATTCCCCCTTCTGATCGTAGATATAGCATTAGTGGCTTTGTAACGGATGCTGCAACGGGAGAATCTCTAATCAATGCAAGTATTATTAATTTAGAGGATCGATCTGGGACAATCAGTAATAATTTTGGTTTCTATAGTTTCTCTCTCCGTAAAAAAGCATACAAATTACAAATCTCATATGTTGGTTACCAAGATTACTCCATCAATATAAATCCAGTTAAGGATACAAGTATCAACATTGAGTTAGAACCAAGAACGATTCTGAACGAAATAAAGGTAATTGCGAATAAAAAAGGCAACAATATCAATCATCAGTTTGTGAGTACAAGTTCTTTAAGTTCAGAACAAATGAAAAATTCGGGTGTACTTGGAGAAAGTGACCTTTTTAAAAGCCTGATACAATTTCCCGGGGTTCAATCCTCAAATGAAGGATTAGGAGGGTTTATTGTGCGCAATGGCTCACATGATCAAAATTTAATTTTGTTAGATGATGTACCTGTTTACTACTCCTCTCATTTACTTGGATTGTTTTCTGTTTTTAACCCTGATGCAATTAAGCATGTGAAAATGATTAAAGGTGGATTTCCAGCGCATTATGGAGGAAGGGCATCCTCGGTTTTGGACATCAGAATGAAAGATGGAAATTCAAAAAAAATAGGTGGTGATTTTAGTATAGGATTGCTTACCGCGAAATTCAATCTGCATGGTCCAATCAAAAAGAACAAAACTACGTTTAACCTTTCCCTACGTCGTTCCTATCTAGATTTATTATTAAATGGAATTCTTGAATTATCTGATACAGATGTAAATGCTGGCTATTATTTTGGAGATTTGAATTTTAAACTAACGCATAAATTCTCTCAGCGCGACAAATTATTTTTTAGCACTTATTGGGGAGGAGACCTACTTAAAGCTAAAAATATAGAGCAACTTACTGCTGACAATAAGGAAAAATCTGAAAATAAGATCGGCTGGGGAAACTTCACCAATTCACTTAGATGGAACCACATATATAACAATCATCTATTCGGTAATACCACTTTAATTTTAAGCAGGTACACTTTTATTGCAAAGGATAAGAAATCCTTACGGGATGAGAATGAAGATTATCTTGAAAACTACAATTACCGCTTTAAATCTGGTATTCGCGATTTTTCTGTTAAATCAGAATTTGATTGGATTCCAGACGCTAAACACTACCTTAAATTTGGGATGGAAGCCTCCTTGCATCATACCAAGCCTGGTAGTGAACTTTATCGAAACAACAATCAAAATGAACAAAATACTTCTACTGATGAGGTAATCACATCAAAAGAAATGATTTTATATGGTGAAGGACAAATTCAATTTGGTAAAAAGTTCCTTTTAAATATGGGAGCAAGATGGAGCAGTTTTATTGTTGAAGGAACCTATTACTCTACTATTGAACCAAGATTAAGTGCCCAATATTTTCTTAAACCAAAATGGTCAATTACAGGCAGTTTTTCTCAGATGACGCAATACCTTCATATGGTAAGAACAAGTTCGCTTAGTTTACCAACAGATTTGTGGTTACCCGTAACCAGCAAAATAAAACCAATTGATTCCTTTCAATACACTGCTGGCACAAATTATTCTTTTTCTCAATCCGTAAAGCTTTCTGCGGAATATTACTCCAAATTATCACGTAACATACTCGAATTAAGCGATGATTCTTATTTTCAAAATACTTATACCAACTGGGAACAAGCTGTTGAATCAGGAAAAGGTTGGAGTCGTGGATTGGAATTTAATTTAAGCAAAACAAGAGGAAGTACAACAGGAAATGCAGCTTATACAATTTCTAAATCATTTGTAAAATACCCTGTAATTAATGGAGGTAAAACATTTGCTTCCCCTTACGATCGACGCCATGATTTTTCGATTAACATCAACCAAAAACTAAGTAAGAAAGTAGACTGTTCAGTTTCTTGGTTTTACGGAAGTGGATTACCTATAACCTTATCTGCTACCAATATTGCTTCCATATCCCCTTACGATTCTGGCTCGATTAATTCCACACCTATCTTTTCGAAAAGAAATGGAATTAGATTACCCGAATATCATAGAATGGATTTTTCAATCAATTTTAGAAAATTTAAGAAACATGGGATTAGAACTTGGAACATCAGTATAAATAACCTTTACAACAGGCAAAATGCAAATTACGCTTACATCAAAGAAGAAGTTAACGAACAAGGATCAAAACAATACAGCATAAAAAAGATAAGTTTATTCTCTTTTTTGCCAAGTGTAAGCTATTCTTATAAATTTTAA